The following coding sequences lie in one Patescibacteria group bacterium genomic window:
- a CDS encoding helix-turn-helix domain-containing protein — MVVEKLQKLGLSGKEALIYKALFELGSSVVTDVAERAQINRSTAYVLIESLSKRGLVSVSERRGIKIFSPVAPERLTKIAEARFKEASEVLKIGKEISADLQKLSRPEKTSSKTAMNVFEGVEGIKTVYKQILSAKGHANTVIAITNEKTSGGKPFDLQTYFEKGPASRIVLRDSALTREKLQQMKISKNQEVLLVPEIDGDYLLSVYGNTVAFISPADKTSFVAEDSGFARAINQLFSLTAQKAYIWDAKKGSSTSQSNAEKNNKALVHAEKRFWNGK, encoded by the coding sequence ATGGTAGTCGAAAAACTTCAAAAATTGGGTCTTTCGGGCAAAGAGGCGCTTATCTACAAAGCCCTTTTCGAACTCGGCAGTTCGGTAGTAACTGACGTGGCAGAACGAGCTCAAATCAATCGCAGTACCGCCTATGTGTTAATCGAATCTCTTTCAAAAAGGGGTCTTGTAAGTGTTTCTGAACGTCGCGGTATTAAGATCTTCTCCCCTGTCGCACCAGAGCGGTTAACAAAAATCGCCGAAGCTCGATTTAAGGAAGCCAGTGAAGTTTTAAAAATCGGCAAGGAAATTTCCGCTGATCTTCAAAAATTATCTCGCCCAGAAAAAACCTCCAGCAAAACAGCGATGAATGTTTTTGAGGGCGTTGAGGGTATTAAAACTGTCTACAAACAAATACTTTCAGCAAAAGGTCACGCCAATACAGTGATTGCAATCACAAACGAAAAAACTTCCGGTGGAAAACCATTCGATTTACAAACTTACTTTGAAAAGGGTCCTGCCTCACGAATCGTGTTGCGGGACAGTGCACTGACCAGAGAAAAACTACAACAAATGAAAATTTCGAAAAACCAGGAAGTTTTACTGGTTCCAGAAATTGATGGAGACTATCTGCTTTCAGTGTATGGAAATACTGTGGCTTTTATTTCTCCTGCTGATAAAACCTCTTTTGTGGCCGAAGATTCTGGTTTCGCCAGAGCAATCAATCAACTTTTCTCACTGACCGCTCAAAAAGCTTACATTTGGGACGCGAAAAAGGGTTCGAGTACTTCACAAAGTAACGCTGAAAAAAATAACAAGGCTTTGGTGCACGCGGAAAAAAGATTTTGGAATGGGAAATAG